The following are from one region of the Natronosporangium hydrolyticum genome:
- a CDS encoding acyl-CoA dehydrogenase family protein, whose product MLNDEQRALQESVRDFAQDVVAPVIGDYYERHAFPYEIVAKMGRMGLFGLPFPEEYGGMGGDYFALCLALEELARVDSSVAITVEAAVSLGAMPIFRYGTEEQRKRWLPKLVAGESLAGFGLTEPGSGSDTAALTTRAVRDEQTGEWVINGSKSFITNSGTDITTLVTVTAVTGRHPDGSKEISTIIVPTGTPGFTVQPNYSKVGWCASDTHELTFDDCRVPAENLLGERGRGIAQFLRILDEGRIAIAALSVGLAQGCVDECLRYVREREAFGQPIGQFQAVQFQVADMEVRAHTSRLAYYDAAYRMLAGEPFKRQAAIAKLHASECAVDNARTATQLHGGYGFMNEFPVARFWRDSKILEIGEGTSEIQRMVIARDLGL is encoded by the coding sequence GTGCTCAACGACGAGCAGCGGGCGCTGCAGGAGAGCGTTCGCGACTTCGCCCAGGATGTGGTGGCGCCGGTGATCGGCGACTACTACGAGCGACACGCCTTCCCGTACGAGATCGTTGCGAAGATGGGGCGGATGGGGCTGTTCGGCCTGCCCTTCCCGGAGGAGTACGGCGGGATGGGCGGCGACTACTTCGCGCTCTGCCTGGCGCTGGAGGAGCTGGCCCGGGTCGACTCCTCGGTGGCGATCACGGTGGAGGCGGCGGTCTCGCTCGGCGCGATGCCGATCTTCCGGTACGGCACCGAGGAGCAACGCAAACGGTGGCTGCCGAAGCTGGTGGCGGGGGAGTCGCTGGCCGGGTTCGGGTTGACCGAGCCGGGCAGTGGGTCGGACACCGCCGCGCTGACCACCCGGGCGGTGCGCGACGAGCAGACCGGCGAGTGGGTGATCAACGGTTCGAAGTCGTTCATCACCAACTCCGGAACCGACATCACCACGCTGGTGACGGTGACCGCGGTCACCGGCCGGCACCCCGACGGCTCCAAGGAGATCTCCACCATCATCGTTCCCACGGGTACGCCCGGGTTCACGGTGCAGCCGAACTACTCGAAGGTCGGCTGGTGCGCCTCGGACACCCACGAGTTGACCTTCGACGACTGCCGGGTGCCGGCCGAGAACCTGTTGGGCGAGCGGGGCCGGGGGATCGCCCAGTTCCTGAGGATTCTCGACGAGGGCCGGATCGCGATCGCGGCGCTCTCGGTGGGGCTGGCGCAGGGCTGTGTCGACGAGTGCCTGCGCTATGTCCGGGAACGGGAGGCGTTCGGCCAGCCGATCGGGCAGTTCCAGGCGGTGCAGTTCCAGGTGGCGGACATGGAGGTACGGGCGCATACTTCTCGGCTCGCCTACTATGACGCCGCGTACCGGATGCTCGCCGGGGAGCCGTTCAAGCGGCAGGCGGCGATCGCCAAGTTGCACGCCTCGGAGTGCGCGGTGGACAACGCCCGTACGGCGACGCAGTTGCACGGTGGCTACGGGTTCATGAACGAGTTCCCGGTGGCCCGGTTCTGGCGGGACTCGAAGATCCTGGAGATCGGCGAGGGCACCTCGGAGATCCAGCGGATGGTGATCGCCCGCGACCTCGGCCTGTAA